A DNA window from Sporosarcina sp. ANT_H38 contains the following coding sequences:
- a CDS encoding cupin domain-containing protein has translation MGKKATLTSIDDIMVERVFEIDKIAKFDPNEPQKNYFYETDKTVGAIWCLEPGQEVYIHSHSNVDDMWVCIEGEGTYFPDLENEIPIKQGMVLLAKPNQIHGMRNTGDVRFMFVGFAAGTLPMDITKY, from the coding sequence GTGGGGAAGAAAGCGACTTTGACAAGTATAGATGACATCATGGTGGAAAGAGTTTTTGAAATTGATAAAATAGCAAAGTTTGATCCAAACGAGCCTCAGAAAAATTATTTCTATGAGACAGACAAGACAGTTGGAGCGATTTGGTGTCTTGAGCCAGGGCAGGAAGTATATATACACTCTCATTCGAATGTCGACGATATGTGGGTATGCATAGAAGGTGAAGGGACATATTTTCCGGACCTAGAGAATGAAATCCCTATTAAACAAGGGATGGTATTATTGGCAAAGCCTAACCAAATTCATGGGATGCGCAATACAGGAGATGTCCGATTTATGTTTGTGGGGTTTGCTGCAGGTACATTGCCAATGGATATAACAAAATACTAG
- the allC gene encoding allantoate deiminase, whose translation MQDLIKGKEKLEFENLAAEIVERVEWLGCFGKDPLGGVSRLLYSEEWDEAQKAMKGWMENEGFEVQFDEIGNLSGIVKGNDMSETILTGSHIDTVTNGGLYDGQYGIVAGVLALKYLKEHYGQPKRNLEIVSLAEEEGSRFPYAFWGSKNIVGTVVRKDVEMIKDFDGVPFVKAMNKSGFNFRDESKAPRQDLKAFVEIHIEQGNVLEKEKKSVGVVHSIVGQRRFTIEVTGEANHAGTTPMGYRKDAVYAASHMIYELISLAKQQGDPLVMTVGKMEVKPNIVNVVPGTVIFTVDVRHTDKNAINQFTEMLSKNIVEISQEHGVETSIEMWLDADPVSMDPRIVEIIERQCRNNSLNYKLIHSGAGHDAQIFAETVPTAMLFVPSRNGISHNPAEYTEPADLAEGVKALIATLYELAYIE comes from the coding sequence ATGCAAGATTTGATCAAAGGTAAAGAAAAGCTTGAATTTGAAAATTTGGCAGCAGAAATTGTCGAAAGAGTCGAATGGTTAGGTTGCTTTGGGAAAGATCCGTTAGGAGGAGTTTCTCGCTTACTCTATTCAGAAGAATGGGATGAGGCACAGAAGGCTATGAAAGGCTGGATGGAAAATGAAGGTTTTGAAGTGCAATTTGATGAAATAGGGAATTTAAGTGGAATAGTAAAAGGTAATGACATGAGCGAAACGATTCTAACTGGATCACATATTGACACTGTAACAAATGGCGGCTTATATGACGGTCAATATGGAATTGTGGCCGGTGTCCTTGCGTTAAAGTATCTAAAGGAACATTATGGACAACCGAAACGAAATCTCGAAATTGTGTCTTTAGCAGAGGAGGAAGGCAGTCGGTTTCCTTATGCTTTCTGGGGTTCGAAGAATATAGTCGGCACTGTAGTCCGGAAAGATGTAGAGATGATAAAGGATTTTGATGGAGTTCCTTTTGTAAAAGCAATGAATAAATCAGGCTTTAATTTCAGAGATGAGTCAAAAGCTCCGCGTCAGGACTTGAAGGCTTTCGTAGAAATTCATATTGAACAGGGAAATGTACTCGAGAAAGAAAAGAAATCCGTGGGAGTTGTACATAGCATTGTCGGGCAAAGGCGTTTTACGATTGAAGTGACTGGTGAAGCGAACCACGCGGGTACAACACCAATGGGATATCGTAAGGATGCTGTCTATGCAGCTAGCCATATGATCTATGAACTAATCAGTTTGGCTAAACAACAAGGCGATCCGTTAGTAATGACGGTTGGGAAAATGGAAGTGAAACCGAATATTGTTAATGTTGTACCTGGTACTGTTATTTTTACAGTAGATGTCCGACATACTGACAAGAATGCTATTAATCAGTTTACTGAAATGCTATCTAAAAACATAGTAGAAATATCTCAAGAACACGGAGTAGAGACATCTATTGAAATGTGGCTAGATGCCGATCCAGTTTCAATGGATCCTAGGATTGTAGAAATTATTGAAAGACAATGCAGGAATAATAGTCTGAATTATAAATTGATTCATAGCGGAGCAGGGCATGATGCTCAAATTTTTGCTGAAACGGTTCCGACAGCTATGTTGTTTGTTCCAAGTCGAAATGGTATTAGTCATAATCCAGCAGAATACACAGAGCCTGCAGATTTAGCTGAAGGGGTTAAAGCATTGATTGCGACACTATATGAACTTGCATATATAGAATAA
- a CDS encoding alanine--glyoxylate aminotransferase family protein, protein MLRELNPSLRTLMTPGPVEAEPRVLRAMTIPIIGQFDPEFLEIMDETMELLRMTFQTRNHWAYPIDGTSRSGLEAVLNSIIEPDDKVLVPIFGRFGHLIAEIADRSGADLTTMECEWGTAFDQDEIITEIKRVKPKVVALVHGETSTGIMQPLDEIGKFCRANDVLFVVDAVATLGGTDFKTDEWFVDAVISGTQKCLGVPTGMAPITYNERIEKIILERRKIEQGLDSTSKNSRRIQSNYFDLSQIQEYWSPKRLNHHTESTSMLYALREGLRIVHEEGLQERFERHKFHEFALVAGLEAMGLTLFGDSRYKMPVVTCVHIPDGVNGDAVRSTMSKEFGVEIASTFGALAGKIWRIGSMGFSCRKENILKVLAVLEASVYRHGGKVNSGKALQAALDVYEGKTAVLSGKY, encoded by the coding sequence ATGTTAAGAGAATTAAATCCTTCTTTGCGGACGCTAATGACACCAGGCCCGGTAGAAGCGGAACCGCGTGTGCTTCGCGCAATGACAATCCCAATTATTGGGCAATTTGATCCGGAATTTTTGGAGATTATGGATGAAACAATGGAATTGTTGAGAATGACATTTCAAACTAGAAATCATTGGGCCTATCCTATTGATGGTACATCACGCTCTGGGCTTGAGGCGGTACTTAACTCCATTATCGAGCCTGATGATAAAGTTCTTGTACCTATATTCGGGAGGTTTGGCCATTTAATAGCCGAAATAGCTGATCGTTCAGGTGCGGATTTAACCACAATGGAATGTGAATGGGGTACAGCTTTCGATCAAGATGAGATCATTACTGAAATAAAAAGAGTAAAGCCGAAAGTTGTAGCACTCGTACATGGTGAGACTTCAACAGGCATTATGCAACCGCTAGATGAAATCGGTAAGTTCTGTCGGGCAAATGATGTTTTATTTGTAGTGGATGCTGTTGCGACATTGGGAGGAACAGATTTTAAAACAGATGAGTGGTTTGTTGACGCAGTTATTAGCGGAACACAGAAATGTTTAGGAGTACCAACAGGTATGGCTCCAATTACTTATAATGAAAGAATTGAAAAAATCATTCTTGAACGAAGAAAAATAGAACAGGGACTAGATAGTACATCTAAAAACTCTAGAAGAATTCAAAGTAACTATTTTGATTTAAGCCAAATTCAAGAGTATTGGAGCCCAAAACGTCTAAATCACCATACAGAATCAACGTCAATGCTTTATGCACTTAGGGAAGGCTTACGTATAGTACATGAAGAAGGTTTGCAAGAACGATTCGAAAGACATAAGTTTCATGAATTTGCACTAGTAGCAGGCCTTGAAGCGATGGGACTTACTCTATTTGGTGATTCTCGATATAAAATGCCGGTTGTAACTTGCGTGCATATTCCTGACGGAGTAAACGGTGATGCAGTTCGTTCCACAATGTCTAAAGAGTTTGGAGTTGAGATAGCTAGTACATTTGGAGCGCTTGCAGGTAAAATATGGCGTATTGGCTCAATGGGTTTCAGCTGTAGAAAAGAAAATATTTTAAAAGTTTTGGCAGTGTTGGAGGCATCCGTCTATCGCCATGGAGGTAAGGTCAATTCTGGTAAAGCGCTTCAAGCTGCGCTTGATGTATACGAGGGGAAAACGGCTGTACTTTCAGGGAAATATTGA
- the allE gene encoding (S)-ureidoglycine aminohydrolase, whose translation MGYPKDLLASRSIIKHGKYALIAPEGLVNNVIPGFENCIISILGSPKLGASFVDYIVTMNKGGKNSEGFGGQADVETFVYVIEGAIKASTDGQEFLLEESGYLYCPPGSKLYLENLGDTDSKLFLYKQKNRPLEGRKPWIVSNHANKIEYQIYDGMHNVNLKNLLPTDIDFDMNFHILSFDPAASHPFIETHVQEHGAYLLSGEGMYNLDNNWVPVKKGDYIFMGPYVHQAAYAIGRENLTYVYSKDCNRDVEL comes from the coding sequence ATGGGTTATCCTAAAGATTTATTGGCAAGTAGATCAATCATTAAGCATGGCAAATATGCATTAATCGCACCAGAAGGTTTGGTCAATAATGTTATTCCGGGATTTGAGAATTGTATTATTTCTATTTTAGGTTCTCCTAAACTTGGAGCAAGCTTTGTCGATTACATTGTGACAATGAACAAAGGCGGGAAAAATAGCGAGGGGTTTGGCGGGCAAGCAGATGTAGAGACATTCGTCTATGTTATTGAAGGCGCAATAAAGGCTTCCACAGATGGCCAAGAATTCCTTCTTGAAGAAAGCGGCTATTTATACTGCCCTCCAGGATCAAAACTGTATCTCGAAAATCTCGGGGATACAGATTCCAAACTATTCCTATATAAACAGAAAAATCGCCCATTAGAAGGACGAAAGCCATGGATAGTTTCTAATCATGCCAACAAGATTGAGTACCAAATTTATGATGGTATGCACAATGTTAACCTTAAAAATCTTTTACCGACTGATATAGATTTTGACATGAACTTCCATATTCTTTCGTTTGATCCGGCAGCAAGTCATCCATTTATTGAAACACATGTCCAAGAACATGGCGCGTATTTACTGTCAGGAGAAGGAATGTATAATCTGGACAACAATTGGGTTCCAGTAAAGAAAGGTGATTATATTTTCATGGGACCATACGTACATCAAGCGGCGTATGCAATCGGAAGAGAGAATTTAACATACGTCTACTCTAAAGATTGTAACCGTGATGTTGAATTATAA
- a CDS encoding allantoinase: MAMYDLIIRNGTIVTEASIVQGDIAIKEGKIKEVTVGIKLEATAIREINAEGKHILPGLIDTHVHFNEPGRTEWEGIHTGSRSLAAGGVTTYFDMPLNSTPPTINKENLELKRVASEEKSIVNYRFWGGLVPENIQDIKELHEKGVIGFKAFMSPSGIADFNHVDDSTIFKGMTEIASIGSLLAVHAESTVICDLLAEKKQSQNKTSAKDFVESRPIISEIEAVRRIISYAEVTGCKLHIVHVSSRKVVEEINEAKQRGVDITVETCPHYLSLTIKDLEEQGGLAKCCPPLRDAQEVEDLWTAVASGEIDVIASDHSPAPLSMKEVTNEDYFKAWGGISGAQSSLNVMLTEGHFKRFLPLEKIVELMATNPAKLFGLYPQKGTILVESDADLAIIDLNESFVLEVEDLYYRHKHSPYVGKTFKGKVITTVVNGNIIFENGNITNVEKIEASTIS, from the coding sequence ATGGCTATGTATGATTTAATTATTAGAAACGGAACAATTGTAACTGAAGCTTCAATTGTTCAAGGGGATATTGCTATAAAAGAAGGAAAGATTAAAGAAGTAACAGTCGGTATAAAGCTTGAAGCAACTGCTATTAGGGAAATCAATGCTGAAGGCAAGCACATCCTTCCAGGATTAATCGATACGCATGTCCACTTTAACGAGCCAGGAAGAACTGAATGGGAAGGAATTCATACAGGAAGTAGAAGCTTAGCGGCGGGCGGAGTGACAACCTATTTCGATATGCCATTAAACAGCACGCCACCTACCATAAATAAAGAAAACCTGGAGTTGAAGCGTGTAGCTTCCGAAGAAAAGTCGATTGTTAATTATCGCTTCTGGGGTGGACTTGTGCCAGAAAATATTCAGGATATAAAAGAACTGCATGAAAAAGGTGTAATCGGATTTAAAGCATTTATGTCTCCTAGCGGAATTGCTGATTTCAATCATGTTGATGATAGTACGATTTTTAAAGGAATGACTGAAATTGCTTCTATTGGCTCTCTATTAGCTGTTCACGCTGAGAGCACAGTCATTTGTGATTTACTTGCTGAAAAAAAGCAAAGTCAAAATAAAACATCCGCTAAGGACTTTGTCGAATCAAGGCCCATTATTTCTGAAATTGAAGCAGTCAGAAGAATTATTTCTTATGCCGAAGTAACAGGTTGTAAGCTTCATATTGTTCATGTAAGCAGTCGAAAAGTAGTGGAAGAAATTAATGAAGCAAAACAAAGAGGCGTGGATATTACAGTTGAAACATGCCCACATTATCTATCATTAACGATAAAAGATTTAGAGGAACAAGGCGGTTTAGCAAAATGTTGTCCTCCATTACGTGATGCTCAGGAAGTAGAAGATTTATGGACTGCTGTTGCAAGTGGTGAAATCGATGTTATCGCTTCCGATCACTCACCAGCACCGTTATCTATGAAAGAAGTAACAAACGAAGATTATTTTAAAGCATGGGGTGGTATTTCAGGTGCTCAGTCTTCACTGAATGTCATGTTAACGGAAGGGCATTTTAAGCGATTCCTTCCATTGGAGAAAATTGTTGAATTAATGGCTACGAACCCTGCTAAACTCTTCGGACTTTATCCACAGAAAGGTACGATTTTGGTTGAAAGTGATGCTGATTTGGCCATAATTGACCTTAACGAAAGCTTTGTGTTGGAGGTAGAGGATTTGTACTATCGCCACAAGCATTCACCATATGTTGGAAAGACATTCAAAGGGAAGGTAATAACAACCGTTGTTAACGGTAATATTATCTTTGAAAATGGCAACATTACAAACGTGGAAAAAATAGAAGCTAGCACTATAAGCTAA
- a CDS encoding uracil/xanthine transporter has translation MITKQGATVTMLSSFQWLFFIFANTLVVPISVGAAFQLPTEIIEMTIRYSFIFTGLACILQAWIGHRFPLMEGHSGLMWGLLLNMGISASALGMDFATVGGGIATGILLAGAVTVLIATFNLISIVQKIVTPMVISVYIFLLTFHLIFIFFKGMFKISENGTIDLPVSLFSICVVIFVSLLKIKGGKRTGNFSILIGIIVGWALYRIIFPSELPISSSGDIAFTIFPFGAPNLEWGIIFVAFVTGLLNLTNTFATIKATADLYKEEVKINQYRRSIFVTGSFALISGIFGLVPFTPFTSSIGFLESTNLLNRAPFIISGFMFMLLGFTPSFVGFLGTMPLTVGNAVLFVAYLQLFGTSLNSLKGTFFNSITIFRLAGPVLIGVSIMNIPPALFGSVPIILQPLVTNGLIMGVFLSIFMEKCINWNKLTIKLEVGK, from the coding sequence ATGATTACAAAGCAAGGCGCTACTGTAACAATGTTGTCCTCATTTCAGTGGCTTTTTTTTATATTTGCTAACACATTAGTAGTTCCAATATCTGTTGGGGCCGCGTTTCAGCTTCCAACAGAAATAATAGAAATGACGATAAGATACTCCTTTATTTTTACAGGACTGGCTTGTATTCTACAAGCATGGATTGGCCACCGTTTTCCTTTGATGGAAGGACATTCGGGGCTTATGTGGGGACTATTATTAAATATGGGTATTTCCGCCTCTGCACTAGGAATGGATTTTGCAACAGTTGGAGGAGGTATTGCAACAGGCATTCTCTTGGCAGGGGCTGTAACTGTTCTCATTGCAACATTTAATCTTATTTCAATAGTACAGAAAATAGTTACGCCAATGGTGATAAGCGTTTATATATTTTTACTAACGTTTCATCTTATCTTTATTTTCTTCAAGGGAATGTTTAAAATAAGTGAAAATGGAACAATTGATTTACCTGTTAGTTTATTTTCAATTTGTGTTGTCATTTTCGTAAGTCTGCTGAAAATTAAAGGTGGAAAAAGAACTGGTAATTTCTCCATATTAATTGGTATTATCGTTGGATGGGCATTATATAGAATCATTTTCCCATCTGAACTTCCAATTTCAAGCTCCGGAGACATAGCGTTCACCATTTTTCCCTTTGGTGCTCCAAATTTGGAGTGGGGAATTATTTTCGTCGCATTTGTAACAGGACTATTGAATTTGACGAATACTTTCGCCACTATTAAAGCGACCGCTGACCTATACAAAGAAGAAGTTAAAATCAACCAATATAGAAGATCCATTTTTGTAACGGGTTCTTTTGCGTTGATCTCTGGGATTTTTGGATTAGTACCTTTTACACCATTTACATCTTCAATCGGTTTTTTAGAAAGCACAAATTTATTAAATAGAGCACCATTCATTATTAGTGGGTTCATGTTTATGTTACTCGGATTTACCCCGTCATTTGTAGGCTTTTTAGGAACGATGCCGTTAACAGTAGGTAACGCAGTCTTATTTGTTGCGTATCTTCAATTATTTGGGACTTCGCTAAACAGCCTAAAGGGAACTTTTTTTAACTCTATAACAATTTTCCGGTTAGCAGGTCCAGTACTAATCGGTGTTAGTATTATGAATATCCCACCAGCCTTATTCGGTAGCGTTCCAATTATTTTGCAGCCTTTAGTTACAAATGGCCTTATTATGGGAGTCTTCCTATCAATATTTATGGAGAAATGCATTAATTGGAACAAGCTAACAATTAAATTAGAAGTAGGGAAATAG
- a CDS encoding PucR family transcriptional regulator has protein sequence MKKVEDLFFVDIFQEAKVIAGHAGLKREVASIEVSETPDVIHFLAENSLLITTGYAFKDNPAELVNLISQINERPCAGIAIKLKRFIDEIPQEVIDLANSLNFPIIQIPESLTLGTVAHQLLSFIWDSQIQELFYAIHVHKKFTNMMIKGYKLQALIESLGSLLKSPVLLLDPMGETTSFSHHFQAGNMKMMAENVEKLIKSDIDTYRETDALSVANPNEPNIKFSIKLFQVKTMHPYPYLLIIFNPEELPYPASQLAIEQASTIISFTLLKNEAIRENNRLLENNFFTSLVDGNISSKQEIIHRGKQYGLIDNHNYVCIVCKIDDDKQNTDIMNNLYDYLYKYLNNSFFNIDTKNIVFMKDAYFVILMQFPLNIDDPVKTSIEERLKEFQHKVYLNLKISLSFGVGNLFNDVSYIPITFAEAVEAWKQGKELFQYKFINFYVPKQLIELLRLIPEESLLQFYESTLHSLSYPKSKDEEDLVNTLIVYLDNNCEIALTSRKLYVHRNTVKYRIAKCEEILGCSVHDSQNSLHLRLALLMRAMFIRER, from the coding sequence ATGAAGAAGGTAGAAGATTTATTTTTCGTAGATATTTTCCAAGAAGCGAAAGTTATAGCTGGACATGCCGGGCTCAAAAGAGAAGTTGCATCAATTGAAGTTTCAGAAACACCCGATGTCATTCATTTCTTGGCTGAAAACTCATTATTAATTACGACCGGATACGCCTTTAAGGACAATCCCGCTGAACTAGTCAATCTCATTTCACAAATCAATGAACGTCCCTGTGCAGGGATTGCCATCAAACTTAAAAGATTCATTGATGAAATCCCTCAAGAAGTAATCGATTTAGCAAACTCATTGAATTTCCCAATAATACAAATTCCAGAATCTTTAACATTAGGAACTGTTGCCCATCAATTACTAAGTTTTATATGGGATAGCCAAATTCAAGAGCTTTTTTACGCAATTCATGTGCATAAAAAATTTACCAATATGATGATAAAAGGTTATAAACTGCAAGCTTTGATTGAAAGCCTAGGGTCCTTATTAAAAAGCCCTGTTCTTCTCTTAGATCCAATGGGTGAAACCACTTCTTTTTCACATCATTTCCAGGCAGGTAACATGAAAATGATGGCAGAAAATGTCGAGAAACTTATTAAAAGCGATATTGATACTTATCGAGAAACAGATGCACTTTCAGTTGCAAATCCTAACGAACCAAATATAAAATTTTCTATAAAATTATTTCAAGTCAAAACGATGCATCCATATCCATATTTGCTAATTATTTTTAATCCTGAGGAACTTCCATACCCTGCTTCGCAATTAGCTATCGAGCAAGCGTCAACGATTATTTCATTCACTCTCCTTAAAAACGAGGCGATTAGAGAAAACAATCGTTTGTTAGAGAACAACTTTTTCACATCTCTCGTTGATGGAAACATTTCTTCTAAGCAGGAAATTATTCACAGGGGAAAACAATATGGCTTAATCGACAACCATAACTACGTTTGCATTGTTTGTAAAATTGATGATGATAAGCAAAATACAGATATAATGAACAATTTATATGACTACTTGTATAAGTACTTAAATAACTCATTTTTTAATATAGATACCAAAAATATAGTTTTCATGAAAGACGCTTATTTTGTTATTTTGATGCAATTTCCTTTGAATATTGATGATCCAGTTAAAACTTCGATAGAAGAAAGGCTGAAGGAATTTCAGCACAAGGTTTATTTAAATTTAAAGATTTCTCTCTCATTTGGTGTAGGTAACCTATTTAATGACGTTTCTTATATACCGATCACATTTGCGGAGGCGGTAGAGGCATGGAAACAAGGAAAAGAGTTGTTTCAGTATAAATTTATTAACTTCTACGTACCAAAACAATTAATTGAACTGTTACGCTTAATTCCCGAAGAAAGTTTACTACAATTTTATGAAAGTACTTTGCACTCCCTCTCCTATCCAAAAAGTAAGGATGAGGAAGATTTAGTAAATACATTAATCGTTTATCTGGATAATAATTGCGAAATTGCACTTACATCAAGGAAGTTGTACGTTCACCGTAATACCGTTAAATATCGAATTGCCAAATGTGAGGAAATTCTTGGTTGTTCCGTCCATGATTCACAAAACTCACTTCATTTACGCCTTGCCTTACTTATGCGTGCGATGTTCATTAGAGAACGTTGA
- the allB gene encoding allantoinase AllB, with protein MKYDLIIKGGQVVFRDEVRIVDIAIKNGKISAIAETIYDGAFNVIDAEGQYVMPGMIDTHVHICEPGRTEWEGFVSGTKALAAGGTTSYVDMPLNALPATVDRGAIRSKQEAANGKNYVDYALYGGLVPGNLDKLDELSDEGVVAFKCFMATCGSDIPDDFKNVDDYTLYAGMKKLAELGHMLSIHAENAVITDRLAEEMVKQGKTTATDYVASRPVFTEVDAVKRALFLAKETGCKLHFVHISTAEAVDEITKAKNKGLNVSVESCPHYFTITTEQFEEIGPVAKCSPPLRNEKEQEKLWRKLIEGKIDMLTSDHSPCSPEMKHSDTNNIFEVWGGITGCQNNVDIMFDEAVLKRNVPVTDFVRMIAINPAERFNLPTKGEIAISKDADIILVDANQSYVVKKEDLYYRHQHSPYIGRSIDCRITKTLVRGNLVFDLDQGIVGEPVGRLITFNAKVTALV; from the coding sequence ATGAAGTATGATCTAATTATAAAAGGCGGTCAAGTTGTTTTTAGAGACGAAGTAAGAATTGTTGATATTGCAATTAAAAATGGAAAAATATCTGCTATTGCTGAGACGATTTATGACGGCGCTTTCAATGTCATAGATGCCGAAGGGCAATATGTAATGCCGGGAATGATCGATACACATGTTCATATTTGCGAACCTGGGCGAACAGAGTGGGAAGGTTTCGTTTCGGGAACAAAGGCATTGGCTGCGGGTGGCACTACAAGCTACGTAGACATGCCATTAAATGCGCTTCCCGCAACAGTAGATAGAGGGGCGATACGTTCGAAGCAAGAGGCTGCTAATGGAAAGAACTATGTTGATTATGCATTATATGGAGGTCTTGTCCCAGGTAATCTTGACAAACTGGATGAGCTTTCTGACGAAGGCGTCGTTGCTTTCAAGTGTTTCATGGCAACTTGCGGTTCAGACATTCCGGATGATTTTAAAAATGTTGATGATTATACTCTCTATGCGGGGATGAAGAAGTTGGCTGAATTGGGTCATATGTTATCGATTCATGCTGAAAATGCAGTCATTACGGATCGTCTGGCTGAAGAGATGGTGAAGCAAGGGAAGACAACAGCTACAGACTATGTGGCATCACGTCCTGTATTTACAGAGGTCGATGCTGTAAAGCGGGCCTTGTTTTTAGCTAAAGAAACAGGTTGTAAACTTCATTTCGTACACATTAGTACAGCAGAAGCGGTAGATGAAATTACTAAGGCTAAAAATAAAGGCCTAAATGTGTCTGTCGAATCCTGCCCACACTATTTTACAATTACGACTGAACAGTTTGAAGAGATTGGACCGGTCGCAAAATGCTCACCTCCACTACGCAATGAAAAAGAACAAGAAAAGTTATGGAGAAAATTAATTGAAGGGAAAATTGATATGCTAACATCAGATCACTCGCCATGTTCTCCTGAGATGAAACATAGCGACACTAATAACATATTTGAAGTTTGGGGTGGGATTACGGGCTGTCAAAATAACGTTGATATAATGTTCGATGAGGCAGTATTAAAACGTAATGTTCCTGTCACTGATTTTGTGCGCATGATTGCAATAAATCCAGCAGAGCGTTTTAATTTGCCTACAAAGGGAGAAATCGCTATATCAAAAGATGCCGATATCATCCTTGTTGACGCGAACCAATCCTATGTAGTGAAAAAAGAAGATCTCTATTACCGCCACCAACATAGCCCGTACATTGGAAGAAGTATTGATTGCCGAATTACGAAGACTCTTGTCCGTGGGAATTTAGTATTCGATTTAGATCAGGGCATTGTAGGAGAACCAGTTGGCAGATTAATAACGTTTAATGCAAAAGTAACTGCATTGGTATAA
- a CDS encoding NCS1 family transporter, translating to MTVKMENNVTIETQIRTVSGIDESLKPKTEEARTVGPISYLFMWIGDGVNLGNMTLGASLVVAGAATLNIFQTFAAAIIAIGIISVIFALNDRLGYRTGIPYVVQLRMSFGVKGSIISSLLRGVPAIVWYGFQSWIGGTALNEIAKIITGGTFDSIVICFVALQLLQIVLSLYGFHAIKWVESLASIIIMLALVYVFGVLLTSHSAVIAERWVHAKGTWGLPFFAFIMMFLGNYAAIFLSAADYSRELKAGISDAKRGLLYFSPILIAYGLTLTIGVMLASATGISNPVKAFAIVVDNPYITVFVSAFIVLGAIAVNMVANIIPPTYVITLLTKMKYKPAVTVTGLLALCSFPWVLVQDSSAKGLGMFILIYSAFLGPIVSILLIEYYILRKQKVNVEDLYKEEGPFAGYNPSALVALLIGAGAAFIKVELAWIVGFVVAGIVYILLMKFAFKDSKFKKGTIFEGK from the coding sequence ATGACTGTAAAAATGGAAAATAACGTAACAATAGAGACGCAAATACGAACTGTTTCCGGTATAGATGAATCATTAAAACCGAAAACAGAAGAGGCAAGGACGGTAGGTCCGATATCGTATCTATTTATGTGGATTGGAGACGGCGTTAATTTAGGCAACATGACGCTTGGAGCTAGTTTGGTTGTTGCTGGAGCTGCAACTTTAAACATCTTTCAGACATTTGCCGCGGCCATCATAGCAATTGGTATCATTTCAGTTATTTTCGCTTTAAACGACAGACTCGGATACAGAACGGGAATACCATATGTTGTTCAACTCAGAATGTCCTTCGGGGTCAAGGGCTCCATCATTTCATCACTTTTACGTGGTGTCCCCGCCATTGTTTGGTATGGCTTTCAAAGCTGGATTGGTGGTACTGCTTTAAACGAAATTGCCAAGATTATTACGGGCGGCACCTTTGACAGTATTGTTATTTGCTTTGTAGCGCTTCAACTGTTGCAAATTGTGCTTTCGCTGTACGGTTTCCACGCCATTAAATGGGTAGAATCACTTGCATCAATTATTATTATGCTAGCGCTTGTCTATGTATTTGGCGTACTTTTAACATCTCATAGCGCTGTTATTGCAGAAAGATGGGTTCATGCAAAAGGCACGTGGGGCTTACCGTTCTTTGCTTTCATAATGATGTTTTTGGGTAATTATGCGGCTATCTTTTTAAGTGCAGCGGACTATTCTAGAGAACTCAAAGCTGGTATTAGCGATGCAAAACGCGGTTTACTATACTTTTCACCTATTCTGATCGCGTATGGTTTAACACTTACAATTGGCGTAATGCTCGCTTCCGCAACTGGAATTTCTAATCCTGTGAAAGCGTTTGCAATTGTGGTAGATAACCCTTATATTACAGTCTTTGTATCGGCATTTATTGTTTTAGGTGCAATTGCAGTAAACATGGTAGCCAATATTATTCCGCCGACCTATGTGATTACATTACTTACAAAAATGAAATATAAACCTGCTGTAACCGTAACTGGACTGCTTGCGTTATGCTCATTCCCTTGGGTGCTTGTTCAGGATTCATCGGCAAAAGGTCTAGGTATGTTCATTCTTATCTATTCCGCATTTTTAGGCCCGATTGTTTCGATTTTATTAATTGAATATTATATTTTAAGGAAGCAAAAAGTAAATGTTGAAGATCTATACAAAGAGGAAGGTCCCTTTGCCGGATATAATCCATCTGCATTAGTTGCATTGCTTATTGGAGCTGGCGCAGCGTTTATAAAAGTGGAACTGGCTTGGATTGTTGGATTTGTTGTTGCAGGTATTGTCTATATTCTTTTGATGAAGTTTGCGTTTAAAGATTCAAAATTCAAGAAGGGAACGATATTTGAGGGGAAATAG